From the genome of Haloarcula taiwanensis:
AAAATGAAAGAATGCAGCAGGGACAGCAGGCGAGGCGTCAGTCGTCGCCGGAGGCGACAGTAGTGCCTTCTTGCGTGCTCCGGACAAACCCGGCCGTGTTAGCGATTTTCGCGATCTCCGGCCGGAACACCCACGCCGACAGCGCGACGATGGGGAGCATGGTGAGAGCAGTCACAGAGTACCCGATGTGGAGGTTCGATAGCCACGGCGCGGAGTAAAACAGCGGGTAGACAATGCCGCCGACGGTGCCGACGCCGCCGACGACGCCCGCAACTGAGCCAGAGTCGTTGGGGAACATCGCCGGTACCTGCGCGAAGATGGCGCCTTCAGCCCAAGCACAGCCCGTGCCCACGAGGAAGCCGACGACGACGGCGTTCATCAGGACCCCGGAGAGGCCGGCCAGCGTCATTGCGAACATCATCACCACGATGAAACAGAGCCCGAGGAACGTCCACTGCTCGCGGTACTGTCCCTCGAAGAAGGGCAGGATGTTCTTCTCCTTGCGGGCCAGCAGGTCGCTGCCGTAGCCGCCGAAGGGCCGGAGCAGGCCCGCGGCAATCGAGAACGTCGCCGCGAAGGTACTGGCGATGACGAGGTTGTCCTGGTTGAATGCCTCGCGGTAGTAGGTGGCGAGCCACCCGTTCATCGACAGTTCGAGGCCGAAGGACATGATGTACGCGGCGGCGAGGACGACGGTGCCGTAGCGCGTGGCCGTGTGTAGCCAGCCCTTGAAGTTGGTGTTTTCCTTGGTCGCCTGACGCTTCGCCTCGCTTTTCGCAGCCTCGCCCAGCGTGTAGTAGGCGATTGCGAGGAGGATGGAGACAATGCCGGTGTAGAAGAACGCGGCCCGCCAGTTGGTCGAGAACAGCGGCCCGCTCCAGTCGGTCCCGAACACGCGAGGGAGGATGAGCGCCCCGCCGGCGGCACCGGCGTTCCCGACGCCGGCGTAGATGCCCTCCGCCAGGCCGAGGTTCTCCTCTTCGAACCACTCGGCGACGTGCTGGATGCCGATGACGAACGTGATGCCGGCCGTCGCC
Proteins encoded in this window:
- a CDS encoding MFS transporter encodes the protein MGLIKMTKYRTLLLATIGFNFSFLIWFSFAPFTGPMAEEFGLTTAEIGILASSAIWMAPFGRMLTGWLSDKFGAPAIFAIVLAYVGVFSIGSAFAQDYSVFFVLRLIVATAGITFVIGIQHVAEWFEEENLGLAEGIYAGVGNAGAAGGALILPRVFGTDWSGPLFSTNWRAAFFYTGIVSILLAIAYYTLGEAAKSEAKRQATKENTNFKGWLHTATRYGTVVLAAAYIMSFGLELSMNGWLATYYREAFNQDNLVIASTFAATFSIAAGLLRPFGGYGSDLLARKEKNILPFFEGQYREQWTFLGLCFIVVMMFAMTLAGLSGVLMNAVVVGFLVGTGCAWAEGAIFAQVPAMFPNDSGSVAGVVGGVGTVGGIVYPLFYSAPWLSNLHIGYSVTALTMLPIVALSAWVFRPEIAKIANTAGFVRSTQEGTTVASGDD